A section of the Raphanus sativus cultivar WK10039 unplaced genomic scaffold, ASM80110v3 Scaffold0847, whole genome shotgun sequence genome encodes:
- the LOC130503180 gene encoding protein MHF1 homolog isoform X1, whose translation MLFSFNPKILPTSLFPSCQTYKLEKVESWRRQTSGEYFLIGFSAISFAEAKAKKSGMEIAGPVVACVAYLAFNIQDLELFAHHAGRKIMNMDDVILSAHRNDNLASSLRSLDNELQAKEPQPERKRKKVSTKKDDKSSSSNAVCTNRSLNLQLHCIRSKSS comes from the exons ATGTTATTCTCATTTAACCCAAAAATTCTGCCGACCTCTCTATTTCCATCATGCCAAACCTATAAATTGGAGAAAGTTGAGAGTTGGAGAAGACAAACCTCTGGTGAATACTTTCTCATAGGATTCTCCGCTATCTCATTCGCCGAAGCCAAGG CGAAGAAAAGTGGAATGGAGATAGCAGGGCCGGTTGTAGCATGCGTGGCCTATCTAGCCTTCAATATACAG GACCTTGAACTCTTCGCTCATCATGCTGGACGCAAAATTATGAATATGGACGATGTTATTCTCTCCG CGCACAGAAACGATAATTTAGCTTCGTCTTTGAGGTCATTGGACAATGAGCTACAGGCAAAGGAGCCACAACCTGAGAGGAAACGCAAGAAAGTGTCAACCAAGAAAGATGACAAATCAAGTAGTAGCAATGCTGTTTGCACCAACCGATCTCTAAATCTTCAGCTTCATTGCATACGTTCAAAAAGTTCTTAA
- the LOC130503180 gene encoding protein MHF1 homolog isoform X2, protein MRGLSSLQYTVNVVKDLELFAHHAGRKIMNMDDVILSAHRNDNLASSLRSLDNELQAKEPQPERKRKKVSTKKDDKSSSSNAVCTNRSLNLQLHCIRSKSS, encoded by the exons ATGCGTGGCCTATCTAGCCTTCAATATACAG TGAATGTTGTAAAGGACCTTGAACTCTTCGCTCATCATGCTGGACGCAAAATTATGAATATGGACGATGTTATTCTCTCCG CGCACAGAAACGATAATTTAGCTTCGTCTTTGAGGTCATTGGACAATGAGCTACAGGCAAAGGAGCCACAACCTGAGAGGAAACGCAAGAAAGTGTCAACCAAGAAAGATGACAAATCAAGTAGTAGCAATGCTGTTTGCACCAACCGATCTCTAAATCTTCAGCTTCATTGCATACGTTCAAAAAGTTCTTAA